The Dokdonia donghaensis DSW-1 DNA window TTCAAAGATAACTTTTTGAATTCGTTCTCTATCGTCATTTGTTAAATTTGATCCTGACGGTAGACATAATCCATTTTGAAAAAGCTTACTCGACACTCCGTTCCCATAGAAATCAGCTTTCTCAAAAATGGGTTGCAGATGCATCGGTTTCCACACCGGCCTAGACTCAATATTAGCTTTCGCGAAAGCGTTATATAAATCCTCTTTATTAATACCTCCTGCTTTTGAAGAATTTATAAGTACCGTATTCAACCAGTAGTTAGAGCTATAATCATTATTAGGTTCCTTATGTAATGACACACCTTTAATATTCGTAAATAAAGAATTGTAAAAATTAAAATTAAGTGCTTTTTTATCTAAATTATCTTTCAGTCTATTAAACTGAATTATTCCTAATGCAGCATTTAAATGACTCATTCTATAATTATACCCAAGTGTTGTATGCTGGTAATAATTTAATTTCTCCTTAGCTTGGGTAGCTAAAAAGATTGCCTTTTCTTTTTCTTTTAAGGTATTTACCACAAGTGCCCCACCTCCTCCAGTAGTTACAATTTTATTTAAGTTGAACGAAAGTATACCATAATCACCTATAGTTGATAGTTTTCTATTACAATAAGTGCTACCCAATGCCTCTGCACTGTCTTCAATTACTTTTATATTTTTAGCTTTCGCGAAAGCTAAAATTGCCTCCATATTACTAGACAAACCATATAAACTAGTAACAATAATGGCTTTAGGTATCTTTCCTTTTTTGCAACATTCGAAATATGCTTCTTTTAAAAATTTCGGAGACATATTCCACGTATTTTTTTCGCTATCAACAAATACGGGTGTCGCACCTTG harbors:
- a CDS encoding DegT/DnrJ/EryC1/StrS family aminotransferase, whose product is MEKPIYLSPPVYEDRIIIPNMQSGDVYENINKVVLDFETCVQTFLETKKQVVALNSGTSAIHLALILAGVQKGDLVLCQSMTFVACANPILYQGATPVFVDSEKNTWNMSPKFLKEAYFECCKKGKIPKAIIVTSLYGLSSNMEAILAFAKAKNIKVIEDSAEALGSTYCNRKLSTIGDYGILSFNLNKIVTTGGGGALVVNTLKEKEKAIFLATQAKEKLNYYQHTTLGYNYRMSHLNAALGIIQFNRLKDNLDKKALNFNFYNSLFTNIKGVSLHKEPNNDYSSNYWLNTVLINSSKAGGINKEDLYNAFAKANIESRPVWKPMHLQPIFEKADFYGNGVSSKLFQNGLCLPSGSNLTNDDRERIQKVIFELFKSS